The genomic interval TCACAAGTCCCCTCCCCTCGCTTTGGCTGCGTACATTCCTAGCCCAATACAATCGTCGGATTTCTAGAAGTTACTATTGAGCAAAATTTCCTGACGCACCTTTCAAAGCTCCGGGACCTTTCGCACGAGCGGCTGCGGGACCTTCGATACGCTGACGACCGCCCCCGATTGCACCGGGTTCTGACCGAAATCTTCGATGGGATGGAGAAGTGGACGATCGACGATCTGTCCAGGGGAGAAAAGAACAAGTCGGATTTCTTTCGGGATCTGGCCGCCGGTTGCTACCAGGAGTTCTCCGAGCGGTACGCCCGCAACGAGAAAGTGCCGTTTGAAAAACTGATGTCGATCTTCGACAGCGTCATCTTCGTCGTCGAAAACTCCACGACGGAAAAAGGGTTTGCCGACCTGTTGAAAGCGCTGTTGGAGAGACTGGGGACGGCGATTTTACCGAAAGCGCACAAGAAGGAATGGATCGATTTGATTTCGCAAATCGGATCGATGTCGTTCGACGAGGCGGGGATGGTCGGGACCGGATACGGCCGGCAGCGGCTCCCGTTTCCGAAGGAATGCATTCAGTCGGAGATCCTCTGTCACGGTTACGGCGCGCATCAAATGTTCGGTGGAACCGCGACCGTCTTGGATATCGGCGGGCAGGATACCAAGGCGATTCAAGTGGATGAAAACGGCGTCGTGACCAGCTTTCAAATGAACGACCGCTGCGCCGCGGGGTGCGGGCGATACCTCGGCTACATCGCCGATGAAATGAATTTAGGTGTGCATGAGTTGGGGCCGCTGGCGCTGGAAGCGGGGCGCTGTGTTCGAATCAACTCCACCTGCACCGTCTTTGCGGGCGCGGAGCTTCGCGATCGCCTGGCCTTGGGCGAGCGGCGGGAGGATATTCTTCTGGGCCTTCACCGGGCGATCATTCTTCGGGCGATGTCGCTTCTGGCCCGGTCCGGTGGAATTCGGAACGAGTTCACATTTACGGGAGGGGTGGCCAAGAATCCCGCCGCGGTGAAGGCGCTTCGCCAGGTCGTAACGGAGAACTACGGCGAAATCCGAATGAACGTCCATCCCGATTCGATTTTCACCGGGGCGCTTGGAGCGGCGTTATTTGCACTGGAAAGTCCCGGAGCGCAGATGCTTCCGACCCATCAACTGATTAACAAGACAAGGGAGTCGTAAGATGCCGCTTACGGTAGGGATTGATGTCGGTTCCAGCGCCATCAAAGCCGTTGTTCTGAACGCGGAAGGGGACCAGAACAAAATTCTCCACCAGCGGGTCGATCGGATACGGCGGCGGGATCTCAAGAATGTCATGGAAGAGATTTACGAAGAGACGCTCAAAGGGGCAGGAGTATCGACGAAGAACGTCGAATACATCGCGACGACCGGGGAGGGGGACATGGTCGATTTTCGCACCGGCCATTTTTACAGCATGGCGACGCACGCGCGGGGCGCACTTTTCTTGGCGCCCGAAGCGCGGGGGGCAATTGACTTGGGCGCGCTTCATACGCGGGCCGTCCGGATGGATGAGCGCGGAAAAGTTCTGCAGTATCAAATGACGAGCCAGTGCGCTTCGGGTTCGGGGTAGTTTCTGGAAAATATCGCCCGTTATTTGGGCGTGACGCTGGACGAAGTAGGGGCGCTCTCGAAGACGGCCGACCGGCCGGAAATGGTGAGCAGCATTTGCGCCGTCCTTTCGGAGACGGACGTCATCAATATGGTGTCGCGCGGGATTTCGACGGCGAACATTCTAAAGGGGATTCATCTTTCGATCGCAACGCGGTTGGTGAAACTGATTCGGGCGATCAAAGTGGAAAAATTCATCGGCCTGACCGGAGGGTTGG from Bdellovibrionota bacterium carries:
- a CDS encoding BadF/BadG/BcrA/BcrD ATPase family protein, which gives rise to MHRVLTEIFDGMEKWTIDDLSRGEKNKSDFFRDLAAGCYQEFSERYARNEKVPFEKLMSIFDSVIFVVENSTTEKGFADLLKALLERLGTAILPKAHKKEWIDLISQIGSMSFDEAGMVGTGYGRQRLPFPKECIQSEILCHGYGAHQMFGGTATVLDIGGQDTKAIQVDENGVVTSFQMNDRCAAGCGRYLGYIADEMNLGVHELGPLALEAGRCVRINSTCTVFAGAELRDRLALGERREDILLGLHRAIILRAMSLLARSGGIRNEFTFTGGVAKNPAAVKALRQVVTENYGEIRMNVHPDSIFTGALGAALFALESPGAQMLPTHQLINKTRES